CAAATGGAAATTGAAGGTTTTTGTCTTACTTTTTTCTTTCTGGATTTTTTTCATTCTTTTGAAAGAAAAGGAGGGAAAAAACTCGAAAATTCATGGTGAAAACGTTTTTTTCGTGAGGGGAAAGAAGAAAAAACCTCTGCTCTTTCCTTGTTGCAGTGAAAAAAACGTTCTTGCTATTCCTTTTTCACAGTTTTTCCTCTGATCCAAGACTGTAAAAGAGTAATAGCATCTTTTTTCTCAGGTGAAACCTTTCACCAATTTCCTCCTCGTGTTTTTTTTTTGAGAGTAGCTATTACCTTTTCACAGTCCCCAGAATTATAAAAACTGAAACAAGGTAAGAGCAGCGTCTATACTACCATCCCCAGACGATACTTTTGGAGAAAAAAGAAAACTCCAAAATCCCCGCTCTTTCCTTATCACAGTCATCTTATTGATAGAATCTCACTGAAACATAGTAAGAGCAAGTCCCCTCCCTAATTTTTAGATCAAACGTTAAACCCATATTTTACATAAATCTCCTGAGTTTAAAACCTCCCAAAGGGATGTTATCTTGCAAAGTTTTATTGATTTCCATCTTGTGCCAGAGGAAGAGGGGAAAACTTTCTGGCTTTGCCTTTATGGTTTTTTTTTTCTTTCTGGTTTATTTGACAAAATCTCGTCTCAGGCTTATAATGCCTACTAATAAAGAGATATTAAAAAACTTTATCTCCTGCGTGTTGGGAAAAACCTACCAGTTTTAAACGAGGAGCACATATGCAAAAACCTATTCTTCTTGTTGATGGAAGTGGACTGGTCTATCGGTCTTTTTTTGCTTTTATTCGCAATCCTCTCATCAATAAAAAAAATCAAAATGTCTCAGCAATTTATGGCACCCTTCGGATGATTCTCCAGGCATGGAAGCTTCACCAGCCAGAGGGAATGATTGTGGCTTTTGATGTTTCCAGACAGACCTTTCGTACAGCATTGTACCCTGAATATAAAGCCCAGCGCCAGCAGGTGCCACCGGATTTGAAATCTCAGATACCGGGGGTCATAGAACTTCTTCGGGCATTGGGTATTACAGTGATTGAAGAGCCAAACTATGAGGCCGATGATATCCTCGCTACCCTGGTGGAGAAGTATCAGAGTTCTTCCCTTGTTTATCTTGTCTCTTCGGATAAGGATCTTCTCCAGCTTGTTGGACCAAACACCTATGCCCTTAGGCCCCAAAAAGGAATTGAGGGTATCCACCTTGTCGACCGGGAAAAAGTGTACGAGGAAATAGGAGTCTATCCCGAACAGATACCCGACTATCTGGCCATTGTAGGGGATACCTCGGATAACATTCCCGGTGTCAAAGGCATCGGGGAAAAGGGTGCGGTAGAACTTCTCCGGCATTATGGGACCCTTGAGGAAATTTATGAACATCTTAATGAACTTTCTCCCGCTATGCGAACCAAACTCGAGGCAAGCCGAAAGGAGGCATTCCTTTCCAAACAGCTTGCCACGGTTCGTCGTGACGTACCCTTTACGACAGAGGTTTCTTTGTCCCATTTGAGACTCACCGATGAAGCGGAGAAACTTCTTCTTGATTATGAAATCCCTTCGCTTTTGGCTGAACTCAAGGGCACAGGGGAAAAGCATGCATCTTCCGCATTTCTTGAGGGGGCATATCATGCTATTACGGAAAAGATAGCCTTAAGCGAGCTTTTGGAGAGAATTCGCAGGGAGAAAAGGGTTTCTCTGGATATTGAAACCACCTCGCTTGATCCCTATACCGCCCGGATTGCCACGATTGCTTTTGCTCTTGAGGAAGGGGGGGCTTTTGTGATACCTGCTGCCTATTCCATGGGGCAGCCCTGGGATGAAAACGAGGTTCTTGAGAGTATCCGTAAAATCCTTGAGGATGAGGGCATCGGGAAAATCGGTCAGAACCTCAAGTTTGAGTATGCGATGTTTTTTCATCGGGGAATTGAACTCAAAGGCATTATGTTTGATACCATGATGGCAGCTTATCTTCTTTCTCCTACGAGAACCCATTTTAATCTCGAAAACCTCTGCCGGGAGTATCTCGGCTATGATAAAATGCACTACGAGGATATGTTTGAAGGGAAAAATCAAGATATTCTTACTGTTTCCAGGGAAAAACTTGTTCACTACGCGGGAAGTGATGTGGATGCGGCCCTCAGATTGTTTCATGTGTTTTCTCCCGAGATAGAAAAGATGGGTCTTCAGAGGGTTTTTTATGAGATAGAGCTTCCGCTTATTCCTGTCCTGGCACGGATGGAATACCGTGGTATTGGGATTGACGAAACACATTTTCAGCAACTTTCACGAACCTTTCGAGAACAGATGGATCAGCTACAGGTTCAAATTTATCACCTTGCGGGGCATGAGTTTAACATCCAGTCTTCCCAGCAGCTAGCGAAAGTACTTTTTGAGGAGCTTAAGCTTCCTCCAGTCAAAAAAACTGAGAAAGGCAAACTTTCTACTGACGAAGAGGTGCTTAACGCTCTTTCTGCCATTCATCCCCTTCCGGCAGCGATCGTTCAATACCGTACGTTTGCCAAACTTCTCTCTACCTATGTAGAAGCACTTCCTGCATTGATGAACCCTGTTACAGGAAGGGTTCATACCCACTTTAACCAGACGATTACCGCCACCGGGAGGCTTTCCTCAAGCGATCCTAACCTACAGAATATCCCGGTAAGGGATCAGTGGGGGAAGGCTATACGAGAAGCTTTTGTTCCCAGAAAGGGGTGGCTTTTGATGAGTGCCGATTATTCTCAGGTAGAACTTCGGATTCTGGCGCATTTTTCTGAGGACAAAGCGATGGTTCAGGCGTTTCAACATGGTGAGGATATTCACGCTAGAACGGCGATGCTTATTTTTGGAGTGGAAAGTTCCGCAGTTACCGAGGAGATGCGACGAAGGGCGAAATCTGTAAATTTTGGAATTATCTATGGCCTTCAGGCGTATGGGCTTTCCCAGCAGCTTGGAATACCTGTAAGCGAAGCCAGACAGTTTATAGAAGCATATTTTGCCTCTTTTCCCTCGGTGAAGGAGTTTATCGAAAAGACCCTTTCAGAGGCATATGAGACAGGCATGGTACGCACTCTGTCAGGGAGGTTTCGCCGTTTTCCAGAACTTAGAGGGCAAAAAAGAAATCCAAAAGGGGGATTGGATGCCTCAGAACGTATGGCTATTAACACGAAAATTCAAGGGAGTGCCGCCGACCTCATCAAAATAGCCATGATTCGCGTGGAAGAAAGACTTCAAAAAGAGCATCTTTCGGCACAAATGCTCCTTCAAATTCATGATGAACTTGTCCTCGAGTTTCCCCCCCAGGAACAATCCCAGCTTGTCGAACTGGTTCGCCAAGAGATGGAGGAGGCTCTTGCCCTACAAGTGCCTCTCAGGGTCGATATTGGGATTGGGAAAAACTGGAGTGAGGCTAAAGCATGAGTCAAGAGAAGAATACATTCCCTTTTTTCAGTTTTTTTGTAGGCTTTTTGAAGATTTTCTTTGTTGTACATATATTTTTTTTATTTGTAATGTTTTTTCTTCTTGTGTTTGTAAGGTTTTTTAACCCGCCTGTGACGGGGATTATGATTTACAGGCAATGGATCCAACAGCAAAGAGTCTACCCCATTGTCTATATCAGATTGAAAGATATTCCTTCTGACATTCGGACCATGGTTATTTCTCTCGAAGATGACGGATTCTATCGGCATCATGGAGTGGAATGGGTGGCTATAAGACGGGCCTTTGAGCGAAACATGAAACTTCGCAAGCCTTTTTACGGAGGAAGTACGATTACCCAGCAGTTGTCGAGAACCCTCTTTCTCTGGCCGGGAAAAAGTTATATCCGCAAGTATCTGGAGTTTCTGATTGCTCTTGAGATGGAGCTTGTTCTTCCGAAAAAGAGGATTTTAGAACTCTACCTTAACACGGCAGAATGGGGTCCGGGAATTTTTGGCATTCAGCAGGGGAGTTTTTATCACTATCACGTTCCCGTATGGATGCTCTCGAAAGATCAAAAAATGCGACTTCTTGTTATTCTCTCAAGCCCTGTGAAGTACCGGCCTTATGATTTTGGAAAACTCAAGATTCTCTACCAGCGCTATAGTTATCTCAAGTCCATATTTGGCGAATGATTAAGGATTTTCTCAATGAGTTGTACGTTTTGTTTTACATGGTGGGGTTTTGTCATACTGATGAGAAGAGAGCTTACCTCTTTTTTTTCGAGAAGAAAAGACAAAGCTTCGTGAAGAGTAACTGCTGGAAAAGGAGAAAGGCGCCTATACATGGGATGATGTTTTCGAACATCTTTTGCTCTGGAGAAAGGATCAAAAGCACGTCCTGCTAATAATCCTTGAGCCAGTGGACTATACGCAAGAAAACCGATATCGTTTTCTCTACAAAAAGGGAGGATATCGTTTTCCACATCTCTTTTGAGGAGGTTATACTCTCCCTGAAAGCTTACGAGTGGTGCCATGGTAGAAGCCTTTCTGAGAAGGGGAAGAGGGAAGTTGCACACACCAATGTGACGGATTATTCCCTGTTTCTGGAGCTCTTTAAGGGTCAAAAAAACCTCTCGAAGAGGAGTTTTCTGATCATACCAATGAATTTGATACAGATCGATAAAATCAGTTCTTAAGCGGGTAAGACTTTCTTCTACCTCTCGAAGGATATCATCCCTCGAGAGCGAAAGCCAGATTTTTTTATCGTTCCAGTGGATACCACATTTTGTGGCAATGACGATCTGATGCCTTACTGAAGCAAGGACTTCTCCGATGCGTTTTTCTGAAAGTCCCCGTCCATAAAAGGGGGCTGTGTCGTAGAGGGTGATCCCTTCTTCAAAGGCAACCTCGAGAGAAGAGAGGGCGCTGGAACTCTCCACATCAGGCCATCCTTCCTCTCCCAGAGCCCATCCACCGTATCCCAGGATAGACACCGTTGGACCATTGTTTCCCAGCTTTCGATAGATCATCTGGTTAGATTAAATCCTTCAGATAGCTTGCGATGGTGTAACAGAAATCCCCGATATGTTCAAGGTGCTTTACAATCTCCATATAGATGATTTCTCCCTCGATATCGGCACCTTTGATGAGCTTGTTCTCGACGAGTTTTCGGAGACGGTTTCGTTTGGCGTTGATGGCTTTTTCCATTTTTTGGGCGAGTTCTATGCTGGGTTCGTCGATCTTTTCCTGAAGGTAGTCAACGGTATACTCGAGAAAATCAAGTACCTCGTACGTATACTGGATGATCTCATCCATACCATGTTTATGGAACCTGAGCTTTTTCTTCTTTTTTTTCTTGAGAAGAGAAACAAGCATGGCGATACTTGTACTAATACTCTTAATTTCACTCGTAAGGATGAGATAAGCATTGATTTCATGGCTCTGTTTTTCGTTAACGATGGTGGTACGACAACCGGCAAGAAACCTCGAGAGTGTTTCCCGCATCTGCTCTAGGTAGCAATCCTGTTCATGAATATGGAGTTCTGTTTCCTCAATTGTGTTGAGATCTTCTCGGGCGATCCGGAGAAATTGAAGAGCCATGTCGTAAGTTATGCCTATCATCCTTCCAATCTCCCGCTTGGCCATGGAGATATTGGCCTCGGCAAAATCTGGCATCCCAACACGGATAGGTTTCAGTTCATAGGTTTCATCGGTGAGTTTTTTGGGTTTTACCCACCAGGAGACTATCTGGGCAATCTGAGGGATAAACCACACGAGAATCAAGGTGTTAAAGATATTGAAAAGGGAATGGAATGCCGAAAGATGAAAAGGAAGTTGGTTTGTATCAGTAAGTGCTCCAGGTATAATCCAATCCACAAAATGTACAAAAGGATAAAATACAATAAGCATCCAGAAAACTCCAATGAGGTTAAATAACATATGGGCTCGTGTGGCTCTTTTAGCGCTGATGTTAAGCCCAAGGGATGCAAGATAGGCGGTGATAGTGGTACCGATGTTTTCCCCGAGGATGAAAGCAAATGCCATCTCATACGGGATCCATCCCTTGTAAGCAAGAGCGATGGTGATGGTCATAGCAGCACTGGAAGACTGGATGATAATTGTGAGGAGGGTACCAATCACCACCGAGAGTAAAACAGAAAAATATCCAAACCCTGAAACTTTTTGAATAAAAGTGAATACTTCAAGATGGTTTTTTAGGTCAGGCACAGAGTTTTTTAACAAACCCAGTCCAAAGAAAAGCAACCCAAATCCCACAAGAAACTCACCCACGTTCTTAAAGTTTTCTCGACTGCTAAAGGCAAGAGGAAATCCGATGGCAATGGCAGGCATTGTGAGCATGCCAATTTCAAATTTAAATCCAAAGAAGGAAACAATCCATGCGGTGAATGTGGTACCGATGTTTGCTCCCATGATCACACTGATTGCCTGAACAAGAGTCATCATCTGGGCATGAACAAGGGTAACAATCATAACGGTGGTGGCAGAAGAAGACTGGATAATACCCGTGATAAGGGTACCAATCACAACACCACCAAAAGGGTTTCTCGTAAAAAAGGAGAGAACAGACTTAATCTTTTCGCTTCCTGCTCTTTGGATGGCTTCGCTCATGATACGTATACCAAAGAGAAAGATACCTAAACTTCCTAAAAAGGTAAAAAAACCCATTAATGATGATACCACAGTATAACTCCTTGCTGAGATATATTATCATAAAGCAATCTATGAGATCTTGCAAAAAAGTTTTGGGTAACGTGAGGAAAGTCAATAAGGATCGCACTCTTTTTTTGTTTGGGCATTTTGTATACAATAAATTCTGCGCAAAAATCTTTTTGCAAATGTAAAAATATCTTTTTTGTCTATTTTATCGTTATTGTGAAGTTTATAAAGAATTTTGTTTTGGAAATTGTATCCTGTCACCTTTCCTCAAAAATACCTCTCTGTATGCAACCATGAATGAAATTTTTTCCTTCTCTTAAGACTCGTCTTTGTCTTTTCAGCTCCTTTTTGACCTGAAACAGGGGAATAACTCTCGCCCCTTACGTTTTCGCTGCGACATGGGAATAGCTTCTCGCTAGCCGGTGTTCCACTGCAACAGGGTAAGAG
This sequence is a window from Thermospira aquatica. Protein-coding genes within it:
- the polA gene encoding DNA polymerase I, with protein sequence MQKPILLVDGSGLVYRSFFAFIRNPLINKKNQNVSAIYGTLRMILQAWKLHQPEGMIVAFDVSRQTFRTALYPEYKAQRQQVPPDLKSQIPGVIELLRALGITVIEEPNYEADDILATLVEKYQSSSLVYLVSSDKDLLQLVGPNTYALRPQKGIEGIHLVDREKVYEEIGVYPEQIPDYLAIVGDTSDNIPGVKGIGEKGAVELLRHYGTLEEIYEHLNELSPAMRTKLEASRKEAFLSKQLATVRRDVPFTTEVSLSHLRLTDEAEKLLLDYEIPSLLAELKGTGEKHASSAFLEGAYHAITEKIALSELLERIRREKRVSLDIETTSLDPYTARIATIAFALEEGGAFVIPAAYSMGQPWDENEVLESIRKILEDEGIGKIGQNLKFEYAMFFHRGIELKGIMFDTMMAAYLLSPTRTHFNLENLCREYLGYDKMHYEDMFEGKNQDILTVSREKLVHYAGSDVDAALRLFHVFSPEIEKMGLQRVFYEIELPLIPVLARMEYRGIGIDETHFQQLSRTFREQMDQLQVQIYHLAGHEFNIQSSQQLAKVLFEELKLPPVKKTEKGKLSTDEEVLNALSAIHPLPAAIVQYRTFAKLLSTYVEALPALMNPVTGRVHTHFNQTITATGRLSSSDPNLQNIPVRDQWGKAIREAFVPRKGWLLMSADYSQVELRILAHFSEDKAMVQAFQHGEDIHARTAMLIFGVESSAVTEEMRRRAKSVNFGIIYGLQAYGLSQQLGIPVSEARQFIEAYFASFPSVKEFIEKTLSEAYETGMVRTLSGRFRRFPELRGQKRNPKGGLDASERMAINTKIQGSAADLIKIAMIRVEERLQKEHLSAQMLLQIHDELVLEFPPQEQSQLVELVRQEMEEALALQVPLRVDIGIGKNWSEAKA
- a CDS encoding biosynthetic peptidoglycan transglycosylase, whose amino-acid sequence is MIYRQWIQQQRVYPIVYIRLKDIPSDIRTMVISLEDDGFYRHHGVEWVAIRRAFERNMKLRKPFYGGSTITQQLSRTLFLWPGKSYIRKYLEFLIALEMELVLPKKRILELYLNTAEWGPGIFGIQQGSFYHYHVPVWMLSKDQKMRLLVILSSPVKYRPYDFGKLKILYQRYSYLKSIFGE
- a CDS encoding aldo/keto reductase — protein: MIYRKLGNNGPTVSILGYGGWALGEEGWPDVESSSALSSLEVAFEEGITLYDTAPFYGRGLSEKRIGEVLASVRHQIVIATKCGIHWNDKKIWLSLSRDDILREVEESLTRLRTDFIDLYQIHWYDQKTPLREVFLTLKELQKQGIIRHIGVCNFPLPLLRKASTMAPLVSFQGEYNLLKRDVENDILPFCRENDIGFLAYSPLAQGLLAGRAFDPFSRAKDVRKHHPMYRRLSPFPAVTLHEALSFLLEKKEVSSLLISMTKPHHVKQNVQLIEKILNHSPNMDLR
- a CDS encoding Na/Pi cotransporter family protein — translated: MVSSLMGFFTFLGSLGIFLFGIRIMSEAIQRAGSEKIKSVLSFFTRNPFGGVVIGTLITGIIQSSSATTVMIVTLVHAQMMTLVQAISVIMGANIGTTFTAWIVSFFGFKFEIGMLTMPAIAIGFPLAFSSRENFKNVGEFLVGFGLLFFGLGLLKNSVPDLKNHLEVFTFIQKVSGFGYFSVLLSVVIGTLLTIIIQSSSAAMTITIALAYKGWIPYEMAFAFILGENIGTTITAYLASLGLNISAKRATRAHMLFNLIGVFWMLIVFYPFVHFVDWIIPGALTDTNQLPFHLSAFHSLFNIFNTLILVWFIPQIAQIVSWWVKPKKLTDETYELKPIRVGMPDFAEANISMAKREIGRMIGITYDMALQFLRIAREDLNTIEETELHIHEQDCYLEQMRETLSRFLAGCRTTIVNEKQSHEINAYLILTSEIKSISTSIAMLVSLLKKKKKKKLRFHKHGMDEIIQYTYEVLDFLEYTVDYLQEKIDEPSIELAQKMEKAINAKRNRLRKLVENKLIKGADIEGEIIYMEIVKHLEHIGDFCYTIASYLKDLI